A stretch of Hemicordylus capensis ecotype Gifberg chromosome 9, rHemCap1.1.pri, whole genome shotgun sequence DNA encodes these proteins:
- the LOC128334524 gene encoding cytochrome b-245 light chain, whose protein sequence is MARIEWAMWANEQALAAGLILVTGGIVAVSGQFKGWEFAAYAIVAGVFVCLLEYPRGKRKKGSTMERSGQKCFTAVVKVFGPLTRNYYIRAILHASLAVPAGFLLSTILGTVCLAIASGIYLLAAIRGEEWIPIESRPKERAQLGVTIKHPPTNPPPRAPVNARKRPADAEAGGHENPIAVLPGGE, encoded by the exons tTCTAGTGACCGGTGGAATTGTGGCAGTTTCTGGCCAGTTCAAAGGCTGGGAATTTGCAGCATATGCAAT AGTAGCTGGAGTGTTTGTTTGCCTGCTGGAGTACCCTCGGGGGAAGCGGAAAAAGGGGTCCACCATGGAGAGGAG tggccagaagtgtttCACAGCCGTGGTGAAAGTGTTTGGACCCCTCACGAGGAATTATTACATTCGAGCCATTCTCCACGCCAG CTTGGCAGTCCCAGCTGGATTCTTGCTGTCCACGATCCTTGGCACCGTCTGCCTGGCCATAGCGAGTGGCATCTACTTACTG GCTGCCATCCGTGGCGAAGAATGGATTCCCATTGAATCCCGGCCGAAGGAACGAGCACAACTTGGAGTCACCATTAAGCACCCGCCGACCAACCCACCGCCTCGGGCTCCAGTCAACGCTCGCAAGAGGCCGGCTGATGCAGAGGCCGGCGGGCATGAAAACCCCATCGCAGTCCTCCCCGGAGGGGAGTGA